One segment of Geoalkalibacter ferrihydriticus DSM 17813 DNA contains the following:
- a CDS encoding methyl-accepting chemotaxis protein → MKDFRLGVKLMSGFVLVGLITLAVGGIGVNGLKSLQGDIEILGREKLPSVEHLYTIKEAAQGSTIVHRSLLNPGFTLAEREALYEENARTRGVIQAAREAYLQLPLGTAERALYDELMGAWRVRAEAVNRFTDLSRRLDQTGILNPARLRADLEKFRGDHYRAAVQTQDLIHSGADFQGGEDPSLCAFGRWLPTFETTNSQLQDLLHQVRGVHHEFHGNVARIKDLARRGYTEQAQELYRTAMMPAVDRTLAVFGEMIQVAGRAEVLHAEMSDLLMGDVARHSARTYELLDQLIGLTKANAEEAVVVAESEVRQAVQWSLFGSILGVFLALLFGVLLTRSITRPLGRALEMIQDLAAGRLGRRLNLKRQDEIGQMALAMDGFADNLEKEVLEAFKRLADGDFTFEAQGLIREPLAQTNHSLNALVGELQQVANQIAGAGGEVADASQSLSQGATEQASSLEEISASMNEMVSQTRQSAENAGQANHLSDEAQKAAEQGNRKMGDMTQAMAEISEAGQSISKIIKTIEEIAFQTNLLALNAAVEAARAGQHGKGFAVVAEEVRNLAARSAKAAGETAELIEGTVEKTSRGTQIANETAQALDTIVGGVRKVTDLIGEIATAANEQAEGIGQVNSGLSQIDQVTQQNTANAEESAAAAEELSAQAMQLKQMLARFRLSAAVPDVSAPSEKTQPAAFAAPQDVWPAAQPAAKTTAIALDDDEFGRY, encoded by the coding sequence GGAAGCCGCCCAGGGATCGACCATCGTTCACCGCTCTCTGCTCAATCCAGGGTTTACTTTGGCTGAACGCGAGGCCCTCTACGAGGAGAACGCGCGAACCCGTGGCGTCATCCAGGCGGCGCGCGAAGCTTATCTGCAGTTGCCTCTGGGCACCGCCGAACGTGCGCTTTATGATGAACTCATGGGGGCCTGGCGGGTGCGCGCCGAGGCGGTGAACCGCTTCACGGATTTGTCGCGTCGCCTCGACCAAACCGGCATCCTCAATCCTGCGCGCCTGCGCGCCGATCTGGAAAAATTTCGCGGCGACCATTATCGCGCCGCAGTTCAGACGCAAGACCTGATTCATTCCGGCGCCGACTTTCAGGGCGGGGAGGACCCGAGCCTGTGCGCCTTCGGTCGCTGGCTGCCGACCTTTGAAACAACCAACTCACAACTGCAAGATCTGCTTCACCAGGTGCGCGGCGTGCACCATGAGTTTCACGGTAACGTCGCGCGCATTAAAGATCTCGCCCGGCGCGGCTACACCGAGCAGGCTCAGGAACTCTACCGCACAGCCATGATGCCCGCGGTGGACAGAACCCTAGCAGTGTTCGGCGAAATGATTCAGGTGGCGGGCCGTGCCGAAGTTCTTCATGCCGAGATGTCTGATTTGCTCATGGGCGACGTTGCGCGGCACAGCGCGCGCACCTATGAACTGCTCGACCAACTTATCGGACTGACCAAGGCCAATGCCGAAGAGGCGGTTGTCGTTGCCGAAAGCGAGGTGCGACAGGCGGTTCAATGGAGTCTGTTCGGCAGCATCCTGGGCGTTTTTCTGGCGCTTTTATTCGGCGTACTGCTCACGCGCAGCATCACCCGCCCCCTTGGCCGGGCCCTCGAAATGATACAGGATTTGGCCGCAGGTCGCCTCGGCAGACGCTTGAATCTCAAGCGTCAGGACGAAATCGGGCAGATGGCCCTGGCCATGGATGGATTTGCCGACAACCTGGAGAAGGAAGTGCTGGAGGCCTTTAAACGCCTGGCCGACGGTGATTTTACCTTTGAAGCGCAGGGACTGATCCGAGAGCCCCTGGCGCAGACCAACCACAGCCTTAACGCTCTGGTCGGCGAGCTTCAGCAGGTGGCCAACCAGATTGCCGGTGCCGGTGGCGAGGTGGCCGACGCCAGCCAGTCCCTGTCCCAGGGCGCCACCGAGCAGGCCAGTTCCCTGGAGGAGATCTCGGCATCGATGAACGAGATGGTCTCCCAGACGCGGCAAAGCGCCGAGAACGCAGGGCAGGCGAATCATCTCTCCGACGAGGCACAAAAAGCGGCCGAGCAAGGCAATCGAAAAATGGGTGATATGACACAGGCCATGGCCGAGATTTCCGAGGCCGGTCAAAGCATCTCTAAAATCATTAAAACCATCGAGGAAATCGCTTTTCAAACCAATCTGCTCGCGCTGAATGCCGCCGTCGAGGCGGCGCGCGCCGGTCAGCACGGCAAGGGATTTGCGGTGGTGGCCGAGGAGGTGCGCAATCTGGCGGCGCGTAGCGCCAAGGCCGCAGGAGAGACCGCCGAACTGATTGAAGGCACGGTGGAAAAAACCTCCCGTGGCACGCAAATTGCGAATGAGACCGCTCAGGCCCTCGACACGATCGTTGGGGGGGTTCGCAAAGTCACGGATCTGATCGGGGAAATCGCCACGGCGGCCAACGAGCAGGCCGAGGGTATCGGCCAGGTCAATTCCGGCCTCTCCCAGATTGATCAGGTAACGCAGCAGAATACCGCCAACGCCGAAGAGAGCGCGGCGGCCGCCGAGGAGCTTTCCGCCCAGGCCATGCAGCTCAAACAAATGCTGGCGCGTTTTCGTTTGAGCGCAGCCGTGCCGGATGTATCCGCGCCAAGTGAAAAAACTCAGCCTGCGGCTTTTGCCGCGCCGCAGGATGTCTGGCCGGCTGCACAACCCGCCGCCAAAACAACAGCCATCGCTCTCGACGACGATGAGTTCGGACGTTATTGA
- a CDS encoding rhodanese-like domain-containing protein, with protein MRHLFICLALLGALALSGPAAASEDPPEINAADLKALMDKGEAKVIFPLSLIEFNSLHIAGSVHIELGNIPDQLPADKNQTLVFYCLGRT; from the coding sequence ATGCGACATCTGTTTATTTGTCTGGCGCTGCTCGGAGCCCTGGCCCTGAGTGGACCCGCGGCGGCATCCGAGGATCCGCCCGAAATCAACGCGGCGGATCTCAAGGCCCTGATGGACAAGGGCGAGGCCAAGGTCATTTTTCCTCTGAGTCTTATCGAATTCAACAGCCTGCACATTGCTGGTTCCGTGCATATCGAACTCGGCAATATCCCCGACCAGTTGCCGGCGGACAAGAACCAGACCCTGGTCTTTTACTGTCTGGGCCGAACCTGA
- a CDS encoding rhodanese-like domain-containing protein: protein MLVSAEVKSALDSGEDLVLLDIRIQQEIDKYYIDHPKRMVVPFNSLLERVGEIPQGKKIIIVDVNGQRGPTAGRFLTARGFSDVAFLNGGMQRWVVEGMPTKAGN, encoded by the coding sequence GTGCTGGTCTCCGCCGAAGTCAAGAGCGCCCTGGATTCGGGCGAAGACCTGGTTCTTTTGGATATCCGCATTCAGCAGGAGATTGACAAATATTATATCGACCATCCCAAGCGCATGGTGGTGCCCTTCAACAGCCTGCTTGAGCGGGTCGGCGAAATTCCTCAAGGCAAGAAGATCATCATCGTGGATGTCAACGGGCAGCGCGGGCCGACCGCCGGCCGCTTCCTGACCGCCCGTGGTTTTTCCGACGTGGCCTTTCTCAACGGCGGCATGCAGCGCTGGGTCGTAGAGGGCATGCCGACCAAGGCCGGCAATTAA
- a CDS encoding bacteriohemerythrin: MRLIDNLKISAKLFVSFGAVLALFLGFSLLSYLNAERIGAEATVLKEERFTHAIASLELVNRADGVANSLVAAADAQRQDLLRQAEEQLVHYQEALAQLRELHLSPALNGALAALDASFLAMFEAGKSMARYAIAQDFIGMMEARPAFAEAQQAFVAQAEELKQTGSAELHSGLEGIDALAAQTARTGLIVSLFALVFAVLLAVLITRSIARPLKSTLAMLHELEKGHLEHRLKMGRKDEIGDMGRGLDAFAESLETEIVAAMESLAQGDLTFTAQPRGQSDRLRNALQTVALDLNSILHEIRNGAEQITSGSNQVSSSSQSVSDMATRQAGALQEIGSSINELESQTRLNAQNCGQVNRLAAEARDAAAASNGHVGKMVGTMNEIAAAGQNISKIIRTIDEIAFQTNLLALNAAVEAARAGQHGKGFAVVAEEVRNLAARSAKAAQETSELITSSIDKTGAGVEVAEQTATALNDLAERIAKVSNLVDEVTVSSREQAEGIKQITLGVDQVDIAVQQNTANAEESAAAAEELSAQAEQLKQMISRFRLDNASAPRPATPAPVAQRSLGAPQPAVQSKRQPAAHGGEHVLMRWSEDLSVGIEHLDRQHQQLVAMVNEMFAALKTGQGDKVLSDILDRLVNYTQRHFFEEERMMKSHQYPDQEAHKAAHAQLVAQVADFQTKFKAGKVSVSSDLFNFLKGWLINHIQGEDKKYGPYFNGRGVY; this comes from the coding sequence ATGCGCCTGATCGACAATCTGAAAATTTCGGCCAAACTTTTTGTGTCTTTCGGCGCAGTTTTGGCGCTTTTCCTGGGTTTCTCGCTGCTGAGCTACCTCAACGCCGAGCGTATCGGCGCCGAGGCGACGGTTCTCAAGGAAGAGCGTTTTACCCACGCCATCGCATCTCTGGAACTGGTCAATCGGGCCGACGGCGTGGCTAACTCCCTGGTTGCCGCGGCCGACGCGCAGCGCCAGGATTTGCTCAGACAGGCCGAGGAGCAGCTGGTGCACTACCAGGAAGCTCTGGCGCAGTTGCGCGAGTTGCACCTATCCCCAGCTCTGAATGGCGCTCTGGCCGCTTTGGACGCGAGTTTTCTCGCCATGTTCGAGGCGGGCAAAAGCATGGCCCGCTATGCCATCGCCCAGGACTTCATTGGCATGATGGAAGCGCGCCCCGCCTTTGCCGAGGCCCAGCAAGCCTTTGTCGCGCAGGCCGAGGAGCTCAAGCAGACGGGCTCCGCCGAGTTGCATTCCGGGCTTGAGGGCATCGATGCCCTGGCCGCGCAGACGGCACGCACCGGCCTGATCGTTTCGCTGTTCGCCCTGGTCTTTGCCGTATTGTTGGCCGTGCTTATCACGCGCAGCATCGCTCGGCCACTCAAAAGCACTCTGGCGATGCTTCATGAACTGGAGAAAGGGCATCTGGAGCATCGCCTCAAGATGGGCCGCAAGGATGAGATCGGCGACATGGGGCGTGGTCTCGACGCCTTCGCCGAAAGCCTTGAGACGGAAATCGTCGCCGCCATGGAATCCCTGGCCCAGGGTGATCTGACCTTCACCGCCCAACCGCGCGGGCAATCCGACCGCTTGCGCAATGCGCTGCAAACCGTGGCGCTTGACCTCAACAGTATTCTGCACGAGATCCGCAACGGTGCCGAGCAGATCACCAGCGGTTCCAATCAGGTCTCGTCCTCCAGCCAGTCGGTGTCTGATATGGCGACGCGTCAGGCCGGTGCCTTGCAGGAAATCGGCAGTTCCATCAACGAACTCGAATCCCAGACGCGGCTCAACGCGCAAAATTGCGGGCAGGTCAACCGGCTGGCCGCCGAGGCGCGCGACGCCGCCGCAGCCAGCAATGGGCATGTGGGCAAGATGGTCGGCACCATGAACGAGATTGCCGCCGCCGGGCAGAACATCTCCAAAATCATCCGCACTATCGACGAAATCGCTTTTCAAACCAACCTGCTGGCCCTCAACGCCGCGGTCGAGGCGGCGCGCGCCGGTCAGCACGGCAAGGGTTTTGCCGTGGTCGCCGAAGAGGTGCGCAACCTCGCGGCGCGCAGCGCCAAGGCCGCTCAGGAAACCAGCGAACTGATCACCTCGTCCATCGACAAGACGGGCGCGGGAGTCGAAGTCGCCGAACAGACCGCTACGGCTCTTAACGATCTTGCCGAGCGCATCGCCAAGGTCAGTAACTTGGTGGATGAAGTGACGGTGTCTTCGCGCGAACAAGCCGAGGGCATCAAGCAGATCACTCTCGGCGTGGATCAGGTCGACATCGCCGTGCAGCAAAACACCGCTAACGCCGAGGAAAGTGCGGCGGCCGCCGAGGAACTTTCGGCCCAGGCCGAGCAGCTCAAGCAGATGATCAGCCGCTTTCGCCTCGACAATGCGTCCGCGCCTCGCCCGGCGACGCCCGCCCCTGTCGCGCAACGATCCCTCGGCGCGCCGCAACCTGCGGTGCAATCCAAAAGGCAACCCGCCGCGCACGGCGGCGAGCACGTGCTGATGCGCTGGAGCGAGGATCTGAGCGTCGGCATCGAGCATCTCGATCGTCAGCATCAGCAGTTGGTGGCCATGGTCAACGAGATGTTCGCCGCCTTGAAAACCGGCCAGGGCGATAAGGTGCTGAGCGACATCCTTGACCGGCTGGTTAATTACACCCAGCGGCATTTCTTCGAGGAAGAACGCATGATGAAGTCCCACCAGTATCCGGACCAGGAGGCGCATAAGGCGGCTCATGCCCAGTTGGTGGCGCAGGTGGCGGATTTTCAGACAAAATTCAAGGCCGGCAAGGTCTCCGTGTCCAGCGATTTGTTCAACTTCCTTAAAGGCTGGCTGATCAATCATATCCAGGGTGAGGACAAAAAGTACGGCCCCTATTTCAACGGGCGCGGCGTTTACTAG
- the nifV gene encoding homocitrate synthase — protein sequence MAFHSMQMPIEKPIVIDDTTLRDGEQTAGVAFSLEEKITIARMLDEIGVGELECGIPAMGAIEQASVRALVDLGLKARLITWNRALVSDIQASLDCGIRAVDISLSVSDIHITHKLRKTRQWVREQLRRALDFCAKHDLYVSVGGEDSSRADPDFLVELMQIAKEMGADRFRFCDTLGILDPFSTYEKITYLRSHVDLDLEVHTHNDLGMATANAIAGVRAGARFVNTTVNGLGERAGNAALEEVIMGLKYACGLDLGLDTRRFVDISKFVGRASCRPVPEWKAVVGERVFSHESGLHADGVLKNPQNYEGFDPGEVGLGRHLVLGKHSGSQALVHRLKELGVELSRIEAVALLDRVRSMSQRNKRALTDSELLLLARRHAEVA from the coding sequence ATGGCGTTTCATTCTATGCAGATGCCGATCGAGAAGCCCATCGTCATCGACGACACCACTCTGCGCGATGGGGAACAGACCGCCGGGGTGGCCTTTTCCCTGGAGGAAAAAATAACCATCGCCCGCATGCTTGATGAAATCGGAGTGGGCGAACTCGAATGCGGCATCCCCGCAATGGGCGCGATCGAACAGGCAAGTGTGCGGGCTCTCGTCGATCTGGGGCTGAAGGCGCGGCTTATTACCTGGAACCGCGCCCTGGTCAGCGATATTCAGGCGTCTTTGGACTGCGGTATCCGCGCGGTGGACATCAGCCTGTCGGTGTCCGATATTCATATCACCCACAAGCTGCGCAAGACCCGCCAGTGGGTCAGGGAGCAGCTCAGGCGGGCACTGGATTTCTGTGCCAAGCACGATCTCTATGTGTCGGTGGGTGGTGAGGATTCCAGCCGTGCTGATCCGGACTTTCTCGTGGAGTTGATGCAGATCGCCAAAGAGATGGGTGCCGACCGTTTTCGTTTCTGCGATACTCTGGGAATCCTTGATCCCTTTTCCACCTACGAAAAGATCACCTACCTGCGCAGCCATGTGGATTTGGATCTGGAGGTGCATACGCACAACGACCTGGGCATGGCCACCGCCAATGCCATCGCCGGAGTCAGGGCCGGAGCGCGATTTGTCAACACCACGGTCAACGGCCTCGGCGAGCGGGCCGGAAACGCCGCTCTGGAAGAGGTTATCATGGGCCTTAAGTACGCTTGCGGCCTGGATCTCGGCCTGGATACGCGGCGCTTTGTGGATATCTCAAAATTCGTCGGTCGTGCCAGTTGCCGGCCGGTGCCCGAGTGGAAGGCGGTGGTGGGTGAACGCGTGTTTTCCCATGAGTCGGGTCTGCATGCCGATGGGGTGCTCAAGAATCCGCAAAATTATGAAGGGTTCGATCCTGGTGAAGTCGGTTTGGGGCGGCACTTGGTGCTGGGCAAGCATTCGGGCAGTCAGGCGCTGGTGCACCGGCTCAAAGAACTGGGCGTGGAATTAAGTCGTATTGAGGCCGTGGCACTGCTCGATCGGGTGCGCAGCATGTCCCAGCGCAACAAGCGCGCACTGACCGATAGTGAATTGCTCCTCCTGGCACGACGTCACGCCGAGGTGGCCTGA
- the mnmH gene encoding tRNA 2-selenouridine(34) synthase MnmH, giving the protein MTNLLIDLDAALVLRERGALFIDARSPAEFAEATVPGAVNLPLLCNEGRARVGLAYKHQGPGAARLLAVDLVAPRIPQLVRAAAAARTSDFRKVVVFCWRGGERSRALATFLRLAGLPAHQLQGGHKGFRRYVRAFFEQRRWGRLLVLRGLTGVGKTGFLRRLREQGHPVIDLEALASHRGSAFGALGLAAQPTQKMFESLLWDELRRIPADGYALAEGESRHIGRCLLPPKVYQALQEETSLWLNASLETRVERILRDYPATSADRETFREPIGALRRRLGGEAVQRLLVLLEGECWSTLVRELMVLYYDPLYRHTLPARRIEIDVDEEEAGLAGIEKAIPLLLSAGPAARTEASLFA; this is encoded by the coding sequence ATGACCAACCTTTTGATCGATCTTGACGCAGCGCTCGTCTTGCGGGAGCGTGGGGCGCTTTTCATCGATGCCCGTTCCCCCGCGGAGTTTGCCGAAGCGACGGTGCCAGGTGCCGTCAACCTGCCCCTGCTGTGCAATGAAGGCCGCGCACGGGTCGGTTTGGCGTACAAGCACCAGGGGCCTGGCGCCGCGCGCTTGCTCGCGGTAGATCTGGTGGCACCGCGCATTCCGCAACTGGTGCGCGCGGCCGCCGCAGCGCGCACCAGTGATTTTCGCAAAGTCGTGGTGTTCTGCTGGCGCGGCGGGGAGCGCAGCCGGGCTCTGGCGACTTTTCTGCGTCTCGCGGGTCTGCCTGCGCACCAGTTGCAGGGAGGCCACAAAGGCTTTCGCCGCTATGTGCGCGCGTTTTTCGAGCAGCGCCGCTGGGGGCGGTTGCTGGTGCTGCGTGGCTTGACAGGGGTGGGCAAAACCGGATTCCTGCGGCGTTTGCGCGAGCAGGGTCATCCGGTCATCGATCTTGAAGCCCTTGCCAGCCATCGCGGCAGTGCCTTCGGCGCCCTGGGATTGGCTGCGCAACCAACCCAGAAAATGTTTGAGAGCTTGCTCTGGGATGAATTGCGGCGTATCCCCGCGGATGGTTATGCTCTGGCCGAAGGGGAGAGTCGGCATATCGGCAGATGTCTTCTCCCCCCGAAGGTCTATCAGGCGCTGCAGGAGGAAACCTCTTTGTGGCTTAACGCATCCCTGGAGACGCGCGTGGAGCGCATCTTGCGCGACTATCCCGCGACCAGCGCCGATCGCGAAACTTTTCGCGAACCGATTGGCGCGCTGCGCCGGCGCCTGGGCGGCGAGGCGGTGCAGCGTCTTCTGGTGCTGCTCGAAGGTGAATGCTGGTCGACCCTGGTGCGTGAGTTGATGGTGCTTTACTACGATCCTCTCTATCGGCATACCCTGCCGGCACGGCGTATAGAAATCGACGTCGACGAAGAAGAGGCGGGCCTGGCGGGGATTGAAAAGGCTATCCCCTTGCTTCTCTCGGCCGGCCCTGCGGCCCGCACCGAGGCGTCCCTTTTTGCCTGA
- a CDS encoding EAL domain-containing protein, with protein sequence MRRLIKSYECGRLQCDLRLSQQALEDYQRRYRELFDFAPIGYLSLDHHACAVEFNPAAARLFDRPREFFLDRPFHEHVHPRWRNQFNDHLRQVFNGLECAQEMVLLKRDGTPLEVQFQSMPEVAADGRVIGCRTAVQDLSEHRRQEQVVERTSRAYQVQAACNRALLQAGCEDALFAEICRIIVEKGNFALAWVGLVDEGERQRIRPVAVYGEHADFLRGLSISWGNRRSGRGPSGRAVRLRKPVVCASIAEDSIFASYRQEAARRGLASCISLPLLTEERCLGVLGIYARETGVFSEEEERLLMELANQLAFGLIALRMRTEHGAALEQVQKLAYFDALTGLPNRSMFLERLEQGLSLARREDRRMGLLFLDLDRFKDINDTLGHEGGDQLLKAVGERLRGCVRQSDTVARLGGDEFVIILHSIYGQGQVEPVAKKILDAFTQPFLIGSREVYSSTSIGIALHPTDGEDVDTLIRHADAAMYNAKAEGRQIYRFFSPEMNRRIQAKLLLERHLRLAWARGETYIHYQPQLDLKSGIVVGVEALLRWNSPVLGKVDPVRFIPLAEETGMILPLGEWVLRQACRQVRSWHDAGHGDLRVAVNVSGRQFRHPDFIDLVDTILAETGLDPTRLVLEMTESTVMEKTEEAIMTLTDLKIRGIGLALDDFGTGYSSLNHLRSFPIDQIKIDRFFLSDLNGPYGQAAIVEAMIAMAHSLGLRVVAEGVEEKAQVDFLMARHCDEVQGFFWAHPLKAEDLPALLRPDCTSFAKAILH encoded by the coding sequence TTGCGGCGACTCATCAAGAGTTATGAGTGCGGGCGATTGCAATGCGATCTGCGTCTCTCGCAGCAGGCGCTTGAGGATTATCAGCGCCGTTACCGTGAACTTTTCGACTTCGCTCCCATTGGATATCTCTCCCTCGATCACCACGCCTGCGCTGTCGAGTTTAATCCGGCCGCGGCCCGTCTGTTCGATCGACCGCGTGAATTTTTTCTCGACCGTCCCTTTCACGAGCATGTTCATCCGCGCTGGCGCAACCAGTTCAATGATCATCTGCGCCAGGTTTTCAACGGCTTGGAGTGCGCGCAAGAGATGGTGCTTCTGAAGCGCGACGGGACCCCCCTGGAAGTCCAGTTTCAAAGTATGCCGGAGGTCGCAGCCGATGGCCGTGTGATCGGTTGCCGCACGGCAGTGCAGGATCTCTCCGAGCACAGGCGCCAGGAGCAGGTCGTCGAGCGCACCTCCCGCGCCTATCAGGTGCAGGCGGCCTGCAACCGTGCTCTGCTCCAGGCCGGGTGCGAGGACGCTTTGTTTGCCGAGATTTGCCGCATCATCGTTGAAAAGGGCAATTTCGCCTTGGCCTGGGTCGGCCTGGTCGATGAGGGTGAGCGGCAGCGCATTCGGCCCGTGGCGGTTTACGGCGAGCATGCGGATTTTTTGCGCGGATTGAGCATCTCCTGGGGAAATCGCCGCAGTGGTCGTGGTCCGAGCGGGCGAGCCGTGCGTTTGCGCAAGCCGGTGGTCTGCGCGAGCATCGCCGAAGATTCTATCTTTGCATCCTATCGGCAAGAAGCGGCACGTCGGGGATTGGCCTCCTGCATTTCCCTGCCCTTGCTGACCGAAGAACGCTGCCTGGGTGTGCTTGGCATCTATGCGCGCGAGACGGGGGTTTTCAGTGAGGAAGAAGAGCGGTTGCTCATGGAGCTGGCGAATCAACTCGCCTTCGGTCTGATCGCTCTGCGCATGCGCACCGAGCATGGCGCGGCGCTTGAGCAGGTGCAGAAGCTGGCCTATTTCGACGCCCTGACCGGTTTGCCCAACCGGAGCATGTTTCTCGAACGTCTTGAGCAGGGACTCTCCCTGGCGCGGCGCGAAGATCGCCGGATGGGTCTGTTGTTTCTTGATCTCGATCGGTTCAAGGATATCAATGACACCCTCGGCCACGAGGGCGGAGATCAGTTACTCAAGGCGGTTGGCGAGCGCCTGCGTGGCTGCGTGCGCCAGAGTGACACGGTCGCGCGCCTGGGCGGCGACGAGTTCGTCATCATTCTGCACAGCATTTACGGCCAGGGCCAGGTCGAGCCCGTGGCTAAAAAAATTCTCGACGCCTTCACACAGCCTTTTCTCATCGGCAGCCGTGAGGTTTACAGCAGCACCAGCATCGGTATCGCCCTCCATCCCACGGATGGCGAAGATGTCGATACCCTGATTCGTCATGCTGATGCCGCCATGTATAATGCCAAGGCCGAAGGGCGTCAGATTTATCGCTTTTTTTCTCCGGAAATGAACCGTCGCATCCAGGCTAAATTGTTGCTTGAGCGCCATTTGCGCCTGGCTTGGGCCCGTGGCGAGACTTATATACACTACCAGCCTCAACTCGATCTTAAGAGTGGAATAGTGGTCGGCGTCGAGGCGCTCCTACGTTGGAACAGCCCGGTTTTGGGCAAAGTGGATCCCGTGCGTTTTATTCCTCTGGCGGAGGAAACCGGCATGATTCTGCCCCTCGGGGAATGGGTTCTGCGTCAGGCCTGCCGTCAGGTGCGCTCCTGGCACGATGCCGGCCATGGCGATCTGCGGGTGGCGGTGAACGTCTCCGGGCGGCAGTTTCGCCACCCCGACTTTATCGATCTGGTTGATACCATTCTTGCCGAGACCGGCCTTGATCCGACGCGCCTGGTGTTGGAGATGACCGAGAGTACGGTGATGGAAAAGACCGAAGAGGCGATCATGACCCTGACCGATCTTAAGATCAGGGGAATTGGTCTGGCCCTGGACGATTTCGGCACCGGCTACTCGAGCCTCAACCATCTGCGCTCGTTTCCCATCGATCAGATCAAGATCGACCGGTTCTTCCTCTCGGATCTCAACGGTCCCTACGGTCAGGCCGCGATCGTCGAGGCAATGATCGCCATGGCGCACAGCCTCGGCTTACGGGTGGTCGCCGAGGGGGTGGAGGAAAAGGCCCAGGTCGATTTTCTCATGGCGCGCCATTGCGATGAAGTCCAGGGTTTTTTCTGGGCGCATCCGTTGAAAGCCGAGGACTTGCCGGCCCTTTTACGGCCGGACTGTACATCTTTTGCGAAAGCGATCCTGCATTGA
- a CDS encoding Hpt domain-containing protein, with the protein MIDLKGALAALEGDRELLQDCLVLLMEDLPLRFEEMRACLAAADLNQVGRIAHTVKGSVAVVGAVSLKKAAIDLEAACEKGQVLEARERFADLWRQWEELCRFLNEENFI; encoded by the coding sequence ATGATAGATCTTAAAGGGGCATTGGCGGCTCTGGAGGGCGACCGTGAGTTGTTGCAGGATTGTCTGGTGCTGCTGATGGAGGATCTGCCTTTGCGTTTCGAAGAAATGCGGGCGTGCCTAGCTGCCGCGGACCTGAACCAGGTCGGAAGAATCGCTCATACCGTCAAGGGCTCGGTGGCGGTGGTCGGCGCCGTGAGTTTGAAAAAAGCCGCCATCGATCTTGAGGCTGCCTGCGAGAAGGGCCAGGTTCTGGAAGCGCGCGAACGTTTTGCGGATCTGTGGCGGCAGTGGGAGGAGCTGTGCCGCTTTCTCAACGAGGAAAACTTTATTTGA